The Kosmotoga olearia TBF 19.5.1 sequence TAATTACCGATTTTCATGAATATGTTCCAGAGGAATATCTTTTTGGAGTTGAACAAATTCCTAGATCTATAAAAATGTGGTTGGGACAAAAGCTATACAGACATATGATAATGAAGTCAGACGGAACTGTTTTCGTTTCAAAGAAATTCTTGGAAGATGCTAAAGAATGGAAACCTGATTTGAAGGCTTTTAACTTTCCAAATTACGGGAATCTTAAAATTCCACCAATTAACCAAATCAAAAGACAAAAAGAAGTGATTTTTGCTGGGACTACGGAAAGAAAAATAGAAAATGAATTGAAAATATTTGAAATATTAAATTCCAAAGGATTTTCGATTGTTTCCATTGGCACTGATATAAAGGCTCCTTTCGAAATAAAGAAGCTCCCCTTTTTGAAATATGAGAAGATGATAGAAAGAATTTCTAATGCAGCATTTTCAATAGTCTCGTATAGTTGTAGAAATAAGAAAGGAAATTACTTGAACAAATACGTGTATTCCATGCCAAATAAGTTCTTTGATTCGATAGCTGCGGGAACACCGGTGATACTCGATAAAGATTTTTTGGGTATGAGAGAATTAATTGAAAATGACGGAATCGGTGTTGTAATAGATCGAGATAATCCAAAAGAAAGTGCGGAAAAAATTACAGCCTTTTGGGAAAGTAAAGTGGAATATGAAAAACTTCTATTAAACATAAGTCGAAAGCAAGACCATTATGTTTGGAATGAAAAGAAAGAAAGAGAATTTATCGATTTTATCATGAGAGTTATAGATTCCTAAGAAAGGAAGAGATAACAGTGAAGGTTCTTTCAGTTATCGGAGCGCGTCCACAATTTATCAAAGAGGCAGTAGTGGGAGAGCAATTAAGGGCACTTGGAATGCGTGAAATTCTTGTTCATACAGGTCAGCATTACGACGTAAATATGTCTGATGTTTTTTTCAAGTATCTCAAACTGAAAAAGCCTGATTATTACCTTTCTGTGGGTTCTGGTACCCACGCATATCAAACCGGGACGACAATGATCAGGCTTGAAGAGGTTGTGATTAAAGAAAAACCCGATGTATTGATTGTGTATGGAGATACTAACGCTACCATAGCTGGTGCTCTTGTAGGGGCAAAACTAAAAATCTCTGTTGCTCATGTCGAAGCTGGTTTAAGGCAGGAACCCAAAGATATGCCTGAAGAAATAAATCGGGTAGTTACTGATCATATCTCCAGATTTTTATTTTGCCCAACAAAAAGAGCGGTTGATAATCTCAAATCAGAAGGGATATCCAAAGGTGTGTATTTTGTTGGAGACGTTATGTATGATCTTTTTCTGAAGGTAAAAGATAGTATAGACGTTCAAAAAGTTCTCAAAAAGTATAGATTACAGAGAAAAAATTATATCCTTGCCACTGTCCATAGAGACTTCAACACAGATAACGAAGAACGATTAAGAAATATCCTAACGGCATTGGGAGAAATATCCCGTGAAATTCCTGTTGTTTTTCCCATGCATCCTAGAACGAAAAAGGTTATAAATCAGAAAAATCTGTGGAATTTGTTGGGAAAGACCAGAGTAATAGATCCAGTACCTTATCACGAGCTTGTAGCTCTGTTGACAAATTCTTTGAAGGTGATAACAGACAGCGGTGGATTACAGAAGGAAGCGTACTTCGCAGGTGTTTCGGCAATAGTGTTAATGCCGGATACAGGGTGGATTGAACTTGTAGAAGCTAATTGGAACTATCTGGCTGATACCCAAAAAGAGTTAATAGTTCAGAAAGCGCTGGAAAGTTCTTTAAATAAATGTCCTTTCGAACAATTTTATGGTCAAGGTGACGCAGGAAAGAAAATAGCTGAGATAATATTGCGTCATCAGAAATAAAATCAGAGACTATTAACATCCTGCAATGATAAGAATGATCATAACAGTTTTTTTATAGAATTTATAAAAAGTACTAGACAGTAAAATGGTAATGTTTCCAATGTCAAAATTTGTTGTTTTTCCGAAGCACATCATAATCAAAGTGATTTGAGGTTGAGTATGAAAATATTAATATTTTCAGAAATGTTTCCAAAACCAAATGCTCCTTCAAGTGGAATATTTGTGAAAAAAAGATTGGAATACTTGTTGAAAGAAAAAAGAATGGATTTTGATTTTGCACCAATATCGACTTTTGATACTTCACTAATTTCTTTTGTCAAAAGACTTAAAAAGATTCCAAGGATCGAATTAACTGATTTTCTGGAAGTGGAGCATAAGAAATTCAAAGTTTTTCAGGTTCCTCTTAAAACCGTAACAAGATATGAAATGATAAAAGGAAAAACAAAAGCATGGATCAAATATGCTGAAGAAATGATGAAGACATTGGAACAGAATTTTAAGGTAAGTGATTACAACCTGATTCACGCACATAGAGCTTTTCCGGAGGGTCACGCCGCTTTTCTACTCAGCGAGAAATATAAAATACCTTATATAGTTACATCTCATGGCAGTGAAATTCACTCAGCTGAAAACGATTTTCTAAAGCTCATAATAGATATTTTGGAAAATTCATCAAAGGCTATATTTGTTAGTGAATATCTTCGCAAAGACGCAATAAAAAAAGGTTATAGCGGTAGAAAATCAGTTGTTATACCCAATGGAATAGATACTGATATTTTTAAACCAGTAGATAAAACTAAGGCTAGAAAAAAATTAAACATTTATCAAAAAGACTATAAATATGTTGGTTTTGTTGGTAATCTGATACCTATAAAGCGGGCAGATAAACTACCAGAAATATTTCATGATATATCCAGAAGTATTCCAAATATCCATTTTATTGTTGTTGGTGATGGGTATCTTAAAAGAGATATAGAGAAAAGAACCAAAGATCTTCAGATCACTTTTACCGGTAGAATAAAACCTGAGAGAGTCCCTATTTATATGAACGCTATGGACGTTATGATATTGCCAAGCAGAAATGAAGGATGGCCGTGTGTTGTTCTTGAAGCTCAGGCTTGTGGTGTACCTGTTGTTGGTAGTAGTAACGGAGGAATACCTGAGGCTATTGGAGACAATGATATGATAGTCACGGAAGGTCCGAATTTTGAAAACCGTTTTGCAAAAAGGGTCATATATGTTTTAAAAAATTCTGTATCGCCTAATAAACTAAGGCGAAGGGCTGTAAAATTCAGTTGGAAGTCCATGGTTAGAAGAGAAATTGAGATATATTGTGAGGTTGCCAACTTTAGATTCTAATTTAGAGGTGAGGTTATGGATATAGCTTTAGTATCAATGGATAATCCATATCTTGTTGGAAGAGGTGGTAAACACATACATCAATTACTACTTGAGAAGGGATTAAAACAGTTAGGACATAACGTTAATACTGACTACTATGTCCTGCCTTCCAGGTTCAAATGGTACACTTGGCGTTTGTTTGGGAAGGTATATGCCTTTAAGAAAAAAATGTTGGATATAGAAAAATGGTATCGTAATAAGGAATTTAGAAAATTTGATATTGTGCATGCCCACGATGTAGTTTCGGGAGTAGCAGTTTCTAAAAAGACTAACACACTAGTTTTAACTGTACATGGGTACTTCGCGAGAGAAGTAATAAACTATGGTGCGTATTCTGAGACTGAGAGAAAAAAGGTTTTCTCTTTAGCGATGGATTATGAACGCAAGGCTGTGGAAGAAAGTAAAGGAATTATTGCAGTGGACAGTAGAATAAAAATATACCTTATAGAAGAGCTTGGGTGCCCAGATGATAAGATATTGGTTATGTACAATGCGGTTGACACTGATACATTTTGCCCCGTTACAAAAAATGAAGTTCATAGAATTCGTCAGATTCTAAAACTCCCTCAAAACAAGTTTATTGTTCTGGTTCCGAGGCGTTTTGTTAAAAAGAACGGAGTAGTATTTGCCGCAAGAGCATTGCGCTGGATAAAAGATAGGGATATTCATATGATTTTTGCAGGTGGTGGACCTGAAAAAGAAAACTTGTTATCAGAACTTGAAAATGACGATAGAAGTACGGTTTATGATGTTATAGATCATAATCAAATAGTAAATTACTACAAAGCGGCGGATGTTATTTTGATTCCATCGATAACATCGGATGGTGTAGAAGAAGCAACTTCTCTTGCTATGCTAGAGGGCATGGCTAGCGGAAAACCTGTTATATGTAGTAATATTGGTGGTATGGCTGAGGTTATAAAAGATCAAATCAATGGAATTTTAGTTGAACAAAAAAATCCAGAGGAAATAGCAAGGGCAATTTTGATATTGAAAAATTCAAATGAATTTGTTGAAAGACTTTCAAGTAACGCGCGGAACTACGTAGTAGAAAATCATTCCTATATAAAACACTCAAGTAAGATATTAGAATTCTACGAAAAGATCTTGCAAAAAATCTGAATTTATTTGTCTTTTCAAGGAGGAAGACATTTTGAAAAAGAACAAACCAGTGATTTTATTAGAAGGGAAATATGGACCTGGAAATCTTGGGGATGATATTTTAATGATTGTTTCTTCTAAAGTTCTTCTTGAATGTTGCCGTGATTGCGAAATAGTAATAGAACTTTCTAAGCCTGAGATAGTAAAGAATTGGCTTTCCGGGGTTACTTTATTAAACCATTTCGAATTGAAGAAAGCCCCAGTGTTGAAAGTGCTTGGAGGAGGAGGACAATTTTATTCGTTTCCGCTCTCTTGGAACATTGAAAAAACAAAGAAAGGATTAGGAGTGCGCAAATTAGTTCATGGAAGAAAAGTTCTTTCCGCTTTAAAAAACAGGCTAGGAAAGATTCGAAAGCATTGGCTAACAAAATCAGTTGATACTGCTATTTTTTGTGTTGGAGTTGGGCCTTTTGTTGAAAATAGTCCTCAACAAGAAGAAGCAAGAAATATGTTAATGAAAAGTTCTTACGTTTCAGTTCGAGATAGTAACAGTTTTGCTATTTGCAAAGCTTGGGGAATTCGCAACGTAAAACAATTTACTGATCCAGCATTTCTTTACGAATTCTGGAGAGATGCTAATATACCAGCGAATGAAATAAAATTTTCAAATATTGAGCGATCAATAGCCTTTATTCCACGATATTGGCCACATGATGAAATTGGTCAATCTTATTTGAAGCCAATGTTGAAAGTAGCAAAGAAACTTAACACCCAAAACATTAAGAGCATTTTTTATTTTTTCAGTAAATATTATGATAGAGAAATCATTGAGTTTGTTGATAATCAAGGGTTTAACGTGAAAGTTTGGGATCCTGAGACAAATCAGAAACCTGCAAGGTTCGTTGAACAAATTGCTGAACAAAATATGCTCGTTGTTTCTGCTAGAGCACATGGAGTGATATTACCGGCAATTTTTGGAATCCCTGGTATAGCTGTTGAGATAGAACCAAAACTTGTAAATGTTCATAGAATGTTACCTAGAGGAACCAAACTTTGGCAGAAACCTTTTAATCCTGATTCTCTTTTGAAGATGATTCAAGAAATGTTGGAAAACAATGATGAATTCCGGCGATTGGTTAATGAAGATGTTAGTTATAATCACAATATTGCTCTTGAAGCTAAAGCGGATATTCAACGATTTATCAGAGATTATTTAAAGAAACAACATCATGTTTAAGTATACAACGAAGGGGATTAGCATTTGAGTAAGAAATATGTTCAGTCAGTAGCGGCTGGTGCTATATATATAACATTTTTCACATTAATTTCCAAAGTACTTGGATTCTTTCGAGAAGTACTTGTAGCTGATCTTTTTGGAACTTCATGGCGATTGGATGCAGTAATGATTGCTCTTACTCCTGTCCAGATAATATCTGGAGTAATATCTGCTGGTTTAATAACAGTTTTCATCCCCAAATATATAAAAATTAAAGATGCCAGCATTGAGGAAGCAAAGCACTATGCCTGGGCTATCATAGTTATTTTTGGCCTTTTGTTTTTAGTTTCAGGTATCCTTCTATATTTCTTTTCAGAGCAGTTTATAAAGCTTTTTGCTCCGGGATTTTCCCGAAAAATTGTTGAATACTCAGCAAGAAAGTTAAAAGGCTTGTCCGTGCTTCCTCTAATAATGGGTATTCAGCAAATACTTTCAGGCATCCTCCGGGCAGAAAGGCGATTTTTGCAATATACGTTGGCCCAGCTCTTTTTCAATATAGTTTCTATTCCGGTTATCTATTTTACTGCTCCTTACTTTAACGAAGCTTCATATATACTTGCATGGGTTATTGGAAACTTAGTTGTTAGCTTAGTACTACTCCTTTTTTCAATTGGACAAATCCAGCCTCATCTCAGATTATTTTCAGACGATATAAGAAATACTCTTGTTCTCACATTTCCTCTTATCCTATCCAACGGTCTAGGTCAAATTAACAATATAGTTGATAAGGCATTTGTTTCATTCTTGCCGTCAGGGCGTGTATCCGGTATGCAATATGCTGATGCTCTTCTTGGAATAGTATCTGGGGTTTTTTTAATGAGTTTTATGACTACAACTCAAACCGAATTATCAGAGTTTTTGGTAAGAAAAGATTTTGCAAAAGCTGAAGAAAGAATGAAGAAAACAACGCACACGCTTCTCAGTCTTTCTATTCCAATAGTGTTGTGGATAACGTTCATGGGGGAGCCTTTAATTAAGCTGATTTACGAGCATGGAAATTTTACGAATGAATCAACATCGATAGTTGTAATAGCTTTGATAGGATATAGTGCTAGAACAATAATATTACCAATTGGGCTACTCTCAAGACAATATTTCCTTATTCAAGGGAAAATAAAATTTGCCACTTATTTGACGGTGCTTTCAGTGTTGACTAATGTTTTTTTTGATTGGTTGTTAATTAAACCATTTGGAGTAGGCGGCATTACTGGTAGTACATCGATTGTAACTTTTATAAATACAACTATCTGGATATTGTTGGTTAGAAAGGAAGGAATTTCCTTTTTGCCTTGGAAAAGAATAATAACGCTTATAGTGAGTTGTGGAACCATTATCATTACCTCACTGTTGATTAAAGCGTTGACTAATGATTTGATATACATAATTTTTGGCAATTTTGCTTTTGCGATTCTTACAATCTGGTCTACTTGGGATATAACAACGTTTATCATAAGAAAAACATTTAGCAAGTTACTGAGACCGAAAAAGTGATTAAGTAATAAGTCATTGAAAAGGAAATATAAAAAAAGAACCTTATCTACATGAAACTTCTTCAGAAAAACGAAGAAGAGCTATACAGTAAATTCATTCTGATTCTTTCATAAACTTCTTTTTTGGACTTTTTTAGAACATAGATTGACTCTTCTTTCTTATCACTTCGTTGTTTTTTGCTTTGGCAGGAACAATTTTTTTGTTATAATTCACTCAGTGAATGATTAAACGAGGTGAGAGTATGAACATAGGGGAATTCTCCTTTTTTAACCCATCACCAAACTTTCGTGAAATGAGTATCTTAAAAGCTATTGCGGAAACTCCCAGCATCTCACAAGAACGCC is a genomic window containing:
- a CDS encoding glycosyltransferase, with the translated sequence MQIVVVGYLHKKMDKRVFRTVKAFSRHFKVLYIYWTEDASEKSYTEGNIEYLPVYHKLCTNPFKEFVNRYKYEREVLRIVDKLSFDLAYIHHFATVKPLAIFRLLSRKNVKIITDFHEYVPEEYLFGVEQIPRSIKMWLGQKLYRHMIMKSDGTVFVSKKFLEDAKEWKPDLKAFNFPNYGNLKIPPINQIKRQKEVIFAGTTERKIENELKIFEILNSKGFSIVSIGTDIKAPFEIKKLPFLKYEKMIERISNAAFSIVSYSCRNKKGNYLNKYVYSMPNKFFDSIAAGTPVILDKDFLGMRELIENDGIGVVIDRDNPKESAEKITAFWESKVEYEKLLLNISRKQDHYVWNEKKEREFIDFIMRVIDS
- the wecB gene encoding non-hydrolyzing UDP-N-acetylglucosamine 2-epimerase, whose product is MKVLSVIGARPQFIKEAVVGEQLRALGMREILVHTGQHYDVNMSDVFFKYLKLKKPDYYLSVGSGTHAYQTGTTMIRLEEVVIKEKPDVLIVYGDTNATIAGALVGAKLKISVAHVEAGLRQEPKDMPEEINRVVTDHISRFLFCPTKRAVDNLKSEGISKGVYFVGDVMYDLFLKVKDSIDVQKVLKKYRLQRKNYILATVHRDFNTDNEERLRNILTALGEISREIPVVFPMHPRTKKVINQKNLWNLLGKTRVIDPVPYHELVALLTNSLKVITDSGGLQKEAYFAGVSAIVLMPDTGWIELVEANWNYLADTQKELIVQKALESSLNKCPFEQFYGQGDAGKKIAEIILRHQK
- a CDS encoding glycosyltransferase, coding for MKILIFSEMFPKPNAPSSGIFVKKRLEYLLKEKRMDFDFAPISTFDTSLISFVKRLKKIPRIELTDFLEVEHKKFKVFQVPLKTVTRYEMIKGKTKAWIKYAEEMMKTLEQNFKVSDYNLIHAHRAFPEGHAAFLLSEKYKIPYIVTSHGSEIHSAENDFLKLIIDILENSSKAIFVSEYLRKDAIKKGYSGRKSVVIPNGIDTDIFKPVDKTKARKKLNIYQKDYKYVGFVGNLIPIKRADKLPEIFHDISRSIPNIHFIVVGDGYLKRDIEKRTKDLQITFTGRIKPERVPIYMNAMDVMILPSRNEGWPCVVLEAQACGVPVVGSSNGGIPEAIGDNDMIVTEGPNFENRFAKRVIYVLKNSVSPNKLRRRAVKFSWKSMVRREIEIYCEVANFRF
- a CDS encoding glycosyltransferase family 4 protein encodes the protein MDIALVSMDNPYLVGRGGKHIHQLLLEKGLKQLGHNVNTDYYVLPSRFKWYTWRLFGKVYAFKKKMLDIEKWYRNKEFRKFDIVHAHDVVSGVAVSKKTNTLVLTVHGYFAREVINYGAYSETERKKVFSLAMDYERKAVEESKGIIAVDSRIKIYLIEELGCPDDKILVMYNAVDTDTFCPVTKNEVHRIRQILKLPQNKFIVLVPRRFVKKNGVVFAARALRWIKDRDIHMIFAGGGPEKENLLSELENDDRSTVYDVIDHNQIVNYYKAADVILIPSITSDGVEEATSLAMLEGMASGKPVICSNIGGMAEVIKDQINGILVEQKNPEEIARAILILKNSNEFVERLSSNARNYVVENHSYIKHSSKILEFYEKILQKI
- a CDS encoding polysaccharide pyruvyl transferase family protein yields the protein MKKNKPVILLEGKYGPGNLGDDILMIVSSKVLLECCRDCEIVIELSKPEIVKNWLSGVTLLNHFELKKAPVLKVLGGGGQFYSFPLSWNIEKTKKGLGVRKLVHGRKVLSALKNRLGKIRKHWLTKSVDTAIFCVGVGPFVENSPQQEEARNMLMKSSYVSVRDSNSFAICKAWGIRNVKQFTDPAFLYEFWRDANIPANEIKFSNIERSIAFIPRYWPHDEIGQSYLKPMLKVAKKLNTQNIKSIFYFFSKYYDREIIEFVDNQGFNVKVWDPETNQKPARFVEQIAEQNMLVVSARAHGVILPAIFGIPGIAVEIEPKLVNVHRMLPRGTKLWQKPFNPDSLLKMIQEMLENNDEFRRLVNEDVSYNHNIALEAKADIQRFIRDYLKKQHHV
- the murJ gene encoding murein biosynthesis integral membrane protein MurJ — its product is MSKKYVQSVAAGAIYITFFTLISKVLGFFREVLVADLFGTSWRLDAVMIALTPVQIISGVISAGLITVFIPKYIKIKDASIEEAKHYAWAIIVIFGLLFLVSGILLYFFSEQFIKLFAPGFSRKIVEYSARKLKGLSVLPLIMGIQQILSGILRAERRFLQYTLAQLFFNIVSIPVIYFTAPYFNEASYILAWVIGNLVVSLVLLLFSIGQIQPHLRLFSDDIRNTLVLTFPLILSNGLGQINNIVDKAFVSFLPSGRVSGMQYADALLGIVSGVFLMSFMTTTQTELSEFLVRKDFAKAEERMKKTTHTLLSLSIPIVLWITFMGEPLIKLIYEHGNFTNESTSIVVIALIGYSARTIILPIGLLSRQYFLIQGKIKFATYLTVLSVLTNVFFDWLLIKPFGVGGITGSTSIVTFINTTIWILLVRKEGISFLPWKRIITLIVSCGTIIITSLLIKALTNDLIYIIFGNFAFAILTIWSTWDITTFIIRKTFSKLLRPKK